One window of the Eucalyptus grandis isolate ANBG69807.140 chromosome 6, ASM1654582v1, whole genome shotgun sequence genome contains the following:
- the LOC104451900 gene encoding MDIS1-interacting receptor like kinase 2 — translation MLSLACVVLMLVQEMSCLASTRSSSKMEVEALLKWKSRLDNKSHSTLSSWNGSSPCSWRGIICDSFGSVASLNLSHSAIDGTLQHLNFSHLPNLVVLELTNNSLFGNIPPSIGDLSKLTYINCSQNSFSGNIPTQLGSLRSLQILVFNDNKFTGPIPSSMGNMSSLWNLDLSSNDLNGSIPTALGNLSTLQYLFLYGNQLSGPIPLEIGGMRSLTKLQLLGNNLTGPIPSSIGNLTNLSDLRLFKNMLSGPIPSSIGKLINLNHLSLYQNMLSGPIPSSIGKLINLNYLSFYQNMLSGPIPSSIGKLINLNHLSLYQNMLSGPIPSSIGNLTNLSYLLLFQNMLSGPIPSSIGNLTNLSYLDLIENMLSGLIPSSIGKLINLKSLSLFRNEMSGFLPTEMNNLTSFTVLQLSDNKFVGQLPPEICGKQALVYFSAANNHFTGPIPRSLKNCSSLYRVRLQNNLLKGDITDALGVYPSLNYLELSNNELYGELPPTLSQCRNLTSFEISNNKISGAIPPQLGNMTQLQRLDLSSNDIIGEIPKDLGKLKLLQELFLDYNLLVGHIPQELGALSNLEKLNIAKNNLSGSIPTQLGENSNLLFLNLSGNNLEKSIPIEIGNLQYLQHLQHLDLSRNLLTGEIPKQFGLLHILEILNLSHNQLSGSIMSTFRDMTSLTSIDISYNELEGPLPNIPAFRNATIGVVRGNKGFCGVITGLNPCTATTLKGKNKNKKLFLVLIPTLGCLLSLLLVVGALSIGCRRIRKTNASSADESNENPWAIWSFDGRMIYESIIEATEEFDAKYCIGEGGYGRVYKVQLQTGETIVVKKLKEVVDVEMAGQKAFEREIHALTETRHRNIIKLYGFCSSSRHSFLVYEFLESGSLKDVLNNEERIATFDWNKRVNVVKGVAYALSYMHHECSPPIIHRDVSSKNVLLDKEYEAHVSDFGTAKVLQPYSSNWTSFVGTFGYAAPELAYTMEVNEQCDIYSFGVVTLEVIMGCHPGDLIFSLMSTSSSPSSNSIISWPMKEVLDQRVPFPKGKVLGEVALVTKMAFLCLNPKPEYRPTMQQVSRAISSQSSIMLSLSKDIKLEELIDPKCFTY, via the exons ATGTTGTCCCTCGCTTGTGTCGTTCTCATGCTCGTGCAAGAAATGTCTTGTCTTGCTTCAACACGAAGCTCTTCTAAAATGGAAGTGGAGGCACTCCTAAAATGGAAGTCTAGGCTAGACAACAAGAGCCACTCTACTTTGTCTTCGTGGAACGGAAGCAGCCCTTGCTCATGGCGCGGAATCATTTGTGATTCTTTCGGGAGTGTTGCCAGCTTGAACCTTTCGCATTCTGCCATAGACGGTACGCTTCAACATCTCAATTTCTCCCATTTACCCAACTTGGTCGTCCTTGAGCTTACCAACAACTCACTCTTCGGAAACATCCCTCCGAGCATTGGCGATCTTTCCAAGCTTACTTATATTAACTGTTCTCAAAATAGCTTTTCGGGAAACATTCCAACTCAACTTGGGTCATTGCGCTCTTTACAAATTCTCGTGTTTAATGATAATAAGTTCACCGGTCCAATTCCTTCTTCCATGGGAAACATGAGCAGCTTGTGGAACTTGGATCTTTCAAGTAATGATCTCAACGGATCCATCCCTACAGCTCTAGGAAATCTGAGTACATTACAATATCTTTTCCTCTATGGCAACCAACTTTCTGGGCCCATACCTTTAGAAATTGGAGGAATGAGATCCCTAACCAAATTGCAACTTTTAGGCAATAATTTAACAGGTCCTATCCCGTCATCCATAGGCAACTTGACCAATCTATCTGATCTTCGCCTTTTCAAAAATATGTTATCGGGTCCTATCCCATCCTCCATAGGTAagttaattaatttgaatcatctttccctttatcaaaatATGTTATCGGGTCCGATCCCATCCTCCATAGGTAAgttaattaatttgaattatctTTCCTTTTATCAAAATATGTTATCAGGTCCTATCCCATCCTCCATAGGTAagttaattaatttgaatcatctttccctttatcaaaatATGTTATCGGGTCCTATCCCATCATCCATAGGCAACTTGACCAATCTATCTTACCTTCTCCTTTTCCAAAATATGTTATCGGGTCCTATCCCATCCTCCATAGGCAACTTGACCAATCTATCTTACCTTGACCTTATCGAAAATATGTTATCGGGTCTTATCCCATCCTCCATAGGTAagttaattaatttgaaaagtcTTTCCCTTTTCCGAAATGAAATGTCAGGCTTTCTTCCCACCGAGATGAATAATCTCACATCCTTCACAGTCTTACAGCTAAGTGATAACAAGTTTGTTGGCCAATTGCCACCAGAAATATGCGGTAAGCAAGCTCTTGTGTATTTTTCCGCAGCAAACAATCACTTCACTGGACCCATCCCAAGAAGcctgaaaaattgttcaagtttgTATAGAGTTAGGCTCCAAAACAACTTGCTCAAGGGAGATATAACCGATGCTCTTGGTGTGTACCCCTCCTTAAATTACCTTGAGTTGAGCAACAATGAACTTTACGGTGAGCTACCACCAACATTAAGTCAATGTAGAAATTTGACGAGCTTTGAGATCTCCAACAATAAAATCTCCGGTGCCATACCACCTCAGCTCGGAAACATGACTCAATTGCAAAGACTTGACCTCTCTTCAAATGACATCATCGGGGAAATTCCTAAAGACCTAGGAAAATTGAAGTTGCTGCAAGAGCTTTTTTTGGACTACAACCTTCTTGTAGGACACATCCCTCAAGAACTTGGAGCATTGTCTAATCTAGAGAAACTCAACATTGCAAAAAACAACTTGAGTGGCTCAATTCCTACCCAACTTGGGGAGAACTCCAACCTTTTGTTCTTAAATTTAAGCGGGAATAATCTTGAAAAGAGTATTCCCATCGAGATTGGGAATCTTCAATATCTTCAACATCTTCAACATCTCGATCTGAGTCGAAATTTGCTCACGGGAGAAATACCCAAACAATTCGGGCTATTGCACATATTAGAAATACTCAATCTCTCACACAATCAACTATCCGGTTCAATTATGTCGACCTTTCGTGATATGACAAGCTTGACATCCATCGACATATCGTATAATGAGTTAGAGGGTCCTTTACCAAACATTCCAGCCTTTCGCAACGCTACAATTGGAGTCGTGAGAGGAAACAAAGGCTTCTGTGGAGTTATTACTGGTCTCAACCCCTGTACAGCAACAACGTTAAaaggcaaaaacaaaaacaaaaagttgtttttggttttgattCCTACTTTGGGTTGCCTACTTTCTTTACTTCTTGTTGTGGGAGCTTTAAGTATTGGATGCCGAAGAATAAGGAAAACAAATGCTAGTTCAGCTGATGAAAGCAATGAAAACCCATGGGCAATATGGAGCTTTGATGGAAGAATGATTTATGAGAGCATTATTGAAGCCACAGAGGAGTTTGATGCCAAATATTGTATTGGTGAGGGAGGATATGGGAGGGTTTACAAGGTCCAGTTGCAAACAGGTGAAACTATTGTTGTAAAGAAACTTAAGGAAGTAGTTGACGTAGAAATGGCCGGTCAAAAAGCATTTGAAAGGGAGATTCATGCTCTGACCGAAACTCGGCATCGAAATATCATCAAGCTCTATGGATTTTGCTCGAGTTCTCGACATTCATTTTTGGTGTACGAGTTCTTGGAATCAGGCAGCTTGAAGGATGTATTGAACAATGAAGAGAGGATCGCAACATTTGATTGGAATAAAAGAGTGAATGTTGTTAAAGGTGTGGCCTATGCTTTGTCCTACATGCACCATGAATGCTCACCCCCAATAATTCATCGAGACGTATCAAGCAAGAACGTTTTATTGGATAAAGAATATGAAGCTCACGTCTCTGATTTTGGCACAGCTAAAGTTCTACAACCTTATTCATCCAATTGGACTTCCTTTGTAGGCACCTTTGGATATGCAGCTCCAG AACTCGCATACACAATGGAAGTGAATGAGCAATGCGATATTTACAGCTTCGGAGTGGTAACATTGGAAGTAATTATGGGATGCCATCCAGGCGATCTCATTTTTTCTCTCATGTCCACATCTTCATCACCATCAAGCAATTCAATAATTTCTTGGCCAATGAAGGAAGTTTTAGATCAAAGAGTTCCATTCCCCAAAGGTAAGGTGTTAGGCGAAGTGGCTTTGGTGACAAAGATGGCATTTTTGTGCTTAAATCCCAAACCAGAGTATCGTCCAACCATGCAACAAGTTTCTCGGGCAATATCATCGCAAAGCTCGATCATGTTAAGCCTATCAAAGGACATCAAATTGGAAGAACTAATTGATCCTAAATGCTTCACTTATTGA